The DNA sequence AACTGGATGATATTCTGGTAATAGGGTTTAAAGTCCCTTTCCGCCCTGCGGCTAGAATTGGGTTCTAGACACACTAGTTACACGACCTTTGTAACTAGCTGGGACCAACTTTCTATCCCCTTTTCGGGGTTATGTACATCACCCAAGAGCTGCAGATTGTGTAGTTGTTGGCACAATACATTAAGCAAGGCCAACCCTACATTTCCTGTAGCTCCGGTGATAAGCCAAGTATTGGAAGTTGATTTCAGTTTGAATATCAATTGTTTGTGTAAGTAACTTATGGTTTGTTTTAGGGTTTAGGTTTTTGTCTTAAACTTTCCTCAATGAGGCTAAAAACACCAAGCTATCTACTCACCATACTGATGCTTTCCGGCAGACCAACCACGGTTACCCAACCATTGTTGGCCAGAAGAGGCTGCCTCCTCTTCGAGCTGCGTACCCATGGAATCATTCCATCGGTTAAGGTATCCAAAAAGCGCTACTACACCCATCATTTCTACAATTTCGCCTTCGTTCCAGTATTTACGCACTTCCTGAGCAACAGCCTCATCGACAGCATTGGGTACTGTAGCCGCAGCCAATGCCAGTTCCAAGGCAGCACGCTCTGCAAGGCTGAAAGCTGGGTGAGTTCTAAACTCCCATATATGTGCCAATTGTTCGGCCTCGGCTCCATAACGCTCAGCAGCCCTGATTGTATGGGCTTGGCAATACCTGCACCCTGTGGCATTGCTCGTAATATAACCTATCAGGCGTTTGAGCGCACTGCTCACCCGTCCGTGGTTTGCCATGACAGCCTTGTTAAGGTTGATAAAGGCATAGGCAATCTCAGGTCGATGGTACATTGTCAGAACACTATTGGGGCAAAAACCCAGCGTTTCATTATAAAAAGCAACGAGCTCTTGTAAGGCAGCGTCCTTTGGATTATTTACAGGGTTGACTAATGGTGTTTGCATATGACAAGGTTTAGTATGTGAGTAGTTTTTGAGGTCTATTCATTCCCTTTCGATGAGCAAATAATACTTAAACTGTTTGCTACGATCGGCATTGAAGCGCGTCCCTTGCATAACCCCCTGGCGCATAGTTCCCTCCCAGTAGCCAGTAACTTGTTGATTTTCATCATATTCTGTGAATTTCTGATAAAAAGTTACTGTACTCATCTCATAGGTAGCCCGCCCTTCGAGGTAATATTTATTTTTCCCGTTGCCAGAGTGGTAGTTTCCCATCAGAACACCATCTTGGTTGTCTTCATAAAAACAAAGTGTAATGGGGCGACTGCGTAAGGAGCCTTTGAATGTGAGGGTACATTGTGCCCAGGTAAGCGCAGGGAAAAGGCAAAAGAAGCTAATCAGCAACAGATGAGGTTTCGGAGTCAGTATTTTGTGCATTTTGGAGTTGTTTGGGTTTGATTTTAAGATTCTGAGCCACTATTCGGAGCAACTTTCGTTCGGCAAAGGCACGCTTGCCATCGGCTTCGGCAATGGCATTGAGATATTGCCACAGGTGCTCCTTTCCGGCTTCGTCAAGGACATCGCGCAAGATAAGGGCCATATCTTTTACTTCGGGTAAATCCCGATGATAACTCAAGACTTGGCGAAACTCATTCTCCTCAAAGTCAGGCAGCCAATCCCTGCCCAATGTCGCGGCTATGCTGATTTCGGCCTCCTCGGCGGTTCCGTCAGCCATCACCATCTTGGCCGCCATGGCATAGGCGATGGCGGTCAGGTCAAAAAGCCCCGGGTGTTCAGGCAAGCCTAATTGGTGGAGATGACGGCGCAAACGCTTAGGTGTCGGACGAACAAATACCGCCTGTCCTAGGTTGTAACTTATCAAAATCGGGTTGACTACTGCGGCAGTAATGCTAAACCAGCCCACCAAGCCCGAAACGCCGACTTCTTGCAGTGCCTTTTTGCGCAAACAAGACCGGCAGCCCATAAATCGGCGATACCCTATCTGATAGGCAATCAACAGCCCCCGTACATACGGAATGCTAAGACTGGCCTCTATAGGGCGCTCGTGGCAATAAGGGCAGGTGTATTGTTTTTGGGGAATAGGAACAAGCTCGGCCATAGTGTTCGGAAGTTGATGAGCCAAATGTACAAAAATTAAGACAATCTGCCACAGATTCCTCCTTCTAGCAGGATAAGTTTGATTACAGACAACCTCCTTATCAAAGCACTCATTATCAATAATTTATTCAAGTATCAGTTACCATCATGCAAGATTGTTTTCTCCCGAGGCTCCTGATAGGGAACACTAAACAGCCCGGGAGTTTTAGTTTGTGGCCGGTTTGTTTTTCACAAATTAGGCTGTATCTTCGTTATATGGAAAATTCCTGTCTCAGGAAGTTTCTAAAGCAAAAGAATGCAAAAATACGCTAAACATGAAAGATACGCTAGACCTGATTTTAGCCTATGAGGGCAATGACATCCACCTACTCAAAGAGTTGGTCAAAGAAATTCGCCCTCGCAGCCAAGTTAGAATTCCAGAAGCGATTTCTCAAATAGAAAACCTTATTGCCCTTCTTAAAGCATACCCTGAGTATAAAGTTGGATTTATGCGCTACTGGGCCGCCCTAACCGAAAAGCGTAGTTGTATGCGCCTCCTGACAGATACGGGCATTCAATCTTATAAAGGTTTTAGCGCAGAGTTGGTAGAACGCTTCAGTCACAGTTTCCTGCCACCAGTAACTGACAAGAACAGCTTCCTACACCTCATAGGTGAGCTTTTTAATAAAAAAAACGACTATAAATGGGTGCGCGCCATTCCTCATTCCGTTTGGAAGCGCTTGTTTGAGGAGTTGCATTTCAAGAGTGTGGCCGAGATGCCTTCCGAAAACCCACTCTTACAACAAGTTTTAAACGGCATCTTAATCATCTCCCTGCGTATCAATACCATTGCTCTAGAGCAAGATGTGATTGAGCGGTTGCCAGAGCTAGAGAAGTTCGACTCTCCCTTTATGGTGCAAAATATCGAGATAGATAATTATCTCAAAAACTACCGCGCCGAGGGGTTCGACCGTAGCCATCACAATCAAGATTATAAGCAAATACTCATTATTCTGCGCCAATGCGAGGAGTATATTCAGGTATTGCGCAAAAATAGGGATAAATATGGAATCACCCTGCGCATTACACACAGTTTGCTACGGCTTTCCCAAAACATCAAGCGGGTACATATGTTGCTGCGACTCATCACCTTACACCACAATGAAGACGATCGCTACCTACCCGAGATTAGTTTCTTGAAAGAAATAGTAGAGCAACACAATACCCGCAACAGCCTCAACTTGTATGTTCAGCGAAATATTGGCTTGTTGGCCTACCAAATCACCGAACACGCCAGCAAAACCGGCGACCACTACATCACCAGTGGGCGGAAGGACTATTGGAATATGTACCGCTCAGCTATGAAAGGCGGCCTGATTGTAGGCTTCCTTTCGATGTTCAAAACCCTGTTTTATTATCTCAAAGTCTCTCCTTTTGTACACGGCTTGTTG is a window from the Eisenibacter elegans DSM 3317 genome containing:
- a CDS encoding site-specific recombinase translates to MKDTLDLILAYEGNDIHLLKELVKEIRPRSQVRIPEAISQIENLIALLKAYPEYKVGFMRYWAALTEKRSCMRLLTDTGIQSYKGFSAELVERFSHSFLPPVTDKNSFLHLIGELFNKKNDYKWVRAIPHSVWKRLFEELHFKSVAEMPSENPLLQQVLNGILIISLRINTIALEQDVIERLPELEKFDSPFMVQNIEIDNYLKNYRAEGFDRSHHNQDYKQILIILRQCEEYIQVLRKNRDKYGITLRITHSLLRLSQNIKRVHMLLRLITLHHNEDDRYLPEISFLKEIVEQHNTRNSLNLYVQRNIGLLAYQITEHASKTGDHYITSGRKDYWNMYRSAMKGGLIVGFLSMFKTLFYYLKVSPFVHGLLYSANYSFGFIAIYLFKGTLATKQPAMVATKLAQTLDIKPQQAPIDFEQFSRLIAKVSRSQLVAFIGNVMVSFPVAYGLAWGYFALYGVHIATPEKAQHLIHEIHPWRSLSLFHAGIAGVYLFLSGLISGYYDNQTVSNKIPQRLRQHPVLSRIMPKKWLTNLSNYLEKSMGSLAGNFWLGIFLGSTAILGGFLGLPIDIRHITFAAGNFGLAIVGLEHAIHWKVVVVTILGIIGIGFMNFIVSFGLATFVAIRARGINFLQSSKLLRHVIRYFIKHPWEFVFPPKDPKALPPASSGDQKSSTLVDAATH
- a CDS encoding carboxymuconolactone decarboxylase family protein, producing MQTPLVNPVNNPKDAALQELVAFYNETLGFCPNSVLTMYHRPEIAYAFINLNKAVMANHGRVSSALKRLIGYITSNATGCRYCQAHTIRAAERYGAEAEQLAHIWEFRTHPAFSLAERAALELALAAATVPNAVDEAVAQEVRKYWNEGEIVEMMGVVALFGYLNRWNDSMGTQLEEEAASSGQQWLGNRGWSAGKHQYGE
- a CDS encoding TerB family tellurite resistance protein, whose amino-acid sequence is MAELVPIPQKQYTCPYCHERPIEASLSIPYVRGLLIAYQIGYRRFMGCRSCLRKKALQEVGVSGLVGWFSITAAVVNPILISYNLGQAVFVRPTPKRLRRHLHQLGLPEHPGLFDLTAIAYAMAAKMVMADGTAEEAEISIAATLGRDWLPDFEENEFRQVLSYHRDLPEVKDMALILRDVLDEAGKEHLWQYLNAIAEADGKRAFAERKLLRIVAQNLKIKPKQLQNAQNTDSETSSVAD